In Candidatus Nitrosarchaeum limnium SFB1, the following proteins share a genomic window:
- a CDS encoding hypothetical protein (hypothetical protein Nmar_1444): protein MAQNGNGLLEYIPGSHVLLTQKNSSVPLEGFSENIRGSIQEYAEDSKSEVEKGSNFLQWVLTRVFEATEDDAADAIVDGANDLGIDAYLPVDFSDNTIRLFQSKYGTSHSFEAIAKFKEDAKRLLGKDISKMRPELAQLVTKIKEKNLKIKCCYVTDQKVDYQDDLIEIIDIEKIVQKLWERIKKPAAGKRSSIKLERMLRHENTILGILKLRELTEFVSKNRDYVFESNIRQWMQFKTTVNKGLRETLQSNPGKFFFYNNGITIVVSDFEELGDNMIELHAPQIVNGAQTSNSILDHSKRTKNMDGSMTVTIIKADDEQEQNNITKYRNSQNSVRGKDLVSLMDFHKSIKSQLKNCGYFYEIQAGSFDTKSKSKQLEYEGDLIYNEYLPDNHKKVIVAKDAIQALVAGIEQRPTEAYSSPAQFLPRGSKYDDIFNDNLKDDYRILLYPYLVKEYAKKTLKYGKQGGHKTKRYATLFYVGVYFRILHKKILETKGDFKSDVRKMEPIFRSFKLNSRILKIADVVVTKFLEDTVVDDEIELANTKHNFFSQHVWNDSMLRVVDKKIRQEEEEILVLKKLANNLF from the coding sequence TTGGCTCAAAATGGTAATGGATTATTAGAGTATATTCCAGGTTCTCATGTTCTATTAACTCAAAAAAATTCAAGTGTTCCTTTAGAAGGATTTTCAGAAAACATTAGAGGAAGCATACAAGAATACGCTGAAGATTCAAAAAGTGAAGTAGAAAAAGGAAGTAATTTTCTCCAGTGGGTACTAACAAGAGTTTTTGAGGCTACTGAAGATGATGCGGCTGATGCAATTGTAGATGGAGCAAATGATCTTGGAATTGATGCATATCTCCCAGTAGATTTTTCTGATAACACGATCAGGTTATTTCAATCAAAATACGGAACATCACATTCTTTTGAAGCAATTGCAAAATTCAAAGAAGATGCAAAACGTCTACTTGGAAAAGACATATCAAAAATGCGTCCAGAATTAGCTCAGCTTGTTACAAAAATTAAGGAGAAAAATCTAAAAATAAAATGTTGTTATGTCACGGATCAAAAAGTAGACTATCAAGATGATCTAATCGAAATTATAGATATTGAAAAGATTGTTCAAAAATTATGGGAGCGTATAAAAAAACCCGCTGCAGGAAAAAGATCATCAATAAAATTAGAAAGAATGCTTAGGCATGAAAATACAATTCTTGGGATTTTGAAATTAAGAGAATTAACTGAATTTGTTAGCAAAAACAGAGATTATGTTTTTGAATCAAACATTAGACAGTGGATGCAGTTTAAAACAACTGTAAACAAAGGATTAAGAGAAACTCTTCAAAGTAATCCAGGAAAATTTTTCTTTTATAATAACGGAATTACAATTGTAGTAAGTGATTTTGAAGAATTAGGAGACAACATGATTGAGCTACATGCACCACAGATTGTAAATGGAGCACAAACATCAAATTCAATTCTTGATCATTCAAAACGAACTAAAAACATGGATGGATCAATGACTGTGACAATTATTAAAGCAGATGACGAGCAGGAACAGAACAATATAACAAAATACAGAAATTCTCAAAATTCAGTCAGAGGAAAAGATCTAGTTTCATTAATGGATTTTCATAAATCGATCAAATCACAGTTAAAAAATTGCGGATACTTTTATGAAATTCAAGCAGGTTCATTTGACACTAAATCAAAATCAAAACAATTAGAATATGAGGGGGATTTAATTTACAATGAATATTTACCGGACAATCATAAAAAAGTGATTGTTGCAAAAGACGCAATACAAGCTCTAGTTGCAGGAATTGAACAAAGACCCACAGAGGCATACAGTTCTCCAGCACAATTTCTTCCTAGAGGAAGTAAATACGATGACATATTCAATGATAATCTAAAAGATGATTATAGAATTTTGTTGTATCCATATCTTGTCAAAGAATATGCTAAAAAGACATTGAAGTATGGAAAACAGGGCGGACATAAAACCAAAAGGTATGCGACTTTGTTTTATGTGGGTGTATATTTTAGAATTCTACATAAAAAAATTCTAGAAACTAAAGGGGATTTTAAAAGTGATGTGAGAAAAATGGAGCCCATATTTAGAAGTTTTAAACTAAATTCTAGAATTTTAAAAATTGCAGATGTGGTTGTTACAAAATTTTTAGAAGATACAGTTGTTGATGATGAAATAGAATTGGCAAACACAAAACATAATTTCTTTTCACAGCATGTGTGGAATGATTCAATGCTTAGAGTTGTAGACAAAAAAATAAGACAAGAAGAAGAGGAAATTCTAGTATTAAAAAAACTTGCAAACAACTTGTTTTAG
- a CDS encoding hypothetical protein (hypothetical protein Nmar_1445) yields the protein MPQSPVPWFDNFIGVAYRYYDLRMNIVPLLDDRKKASSIWHDVIHWWQDPSIKVRFVEIGDEYWIIIGSDSQRPESNLSFFKVLQKSENYERFKKGHGGEAYLRLGIYTKKLRKDVKNDALCECGHSAEDHDEGDGDICLYNECTCKKFSSFQVTLLKRKKTITDIAFLEEKNVKDDPLAWNCLYVNKYSKTE from the coding sequence TTGCCTCAGTCTCCTGTTCCATGGTTTGATAATTTTATTGGCGTTGCTTACCGTTATTACGATCTTAGGATGAATATTGTACCTCTACTTGATGATAGAAAAAAGGCTTCATCCATCTGGCATGATGTTATCCATTGGTGGCAGGATCCATCAATAAAGGTCAGATTTGTTGAGATCGGTGATGAATATTGGATTATAATTGGATCCGACTCTCAACGACCAGAATCAAATCTGTCTTTTTTTAAGGTTTTACAGAAATCAGAAAATTATGAACGATTCAAGAAAGGACATGGCGGTGAAGCCTATTTACGATTGGGAATTTACACAAAGAAACTACGTAAGGATGTGAAAAACGATGCATTATGCGAATGTGGACATTCAGCGGAAGATCATGATGAAGGTGATGGTGACATATGCTTATACAATGAATGTACCTGTAAAAAATTTTCTAGTTTTCAAGTGACTTTACTAAAAAGAAAAAAAACAATCACTGATATTGCATTTCTTGAAGAAAAAAATGTAAAAGATGATCCGCTTGCCTGGAATTGTCTTTATGTGAATAAATATTCAAAAACTGAATGA
- a CDS encoding hypothetical protein (hypothetical protein Nmar_1446) produces MVIPLYLGVIQSISMVSYRTSMQIVADLLTATEQSGQQGIKTTSLLTKANLSHSRLSKFLENLTGSGLINKIEFDNKNTFVITEKGRQYLESYAKFSSIAESFGLEL; encoded by the coding sequence ATGGTAATACCCTTATATCTCGGAGTTATACAATCTATCAGCATGGTATCCTATAGAACTAGTATGCAAATTGTTGCAGATCTTTTGACCGCTACTGAACAGTCTGGTCAACAGGGTATCAAAACAACATCATTGCTAACAAAGGCTAATTTATCACATTCAAGATTATCAAAATTCTTGGAAAATTTAACAGGATCTGGTTTAATCAATAAAATAGAATTTGATAACAAAAACACATTTGTGATTACCGAGAAAGGAAGACAGTATTTGGAGTCTTATGCAAAATTTTCAAGTATTGCAGAATCTTTTGGATTAGAACTTTAA
- a CDS encoding hypothetical protein (hypothetical protein CENSYa_1080) — MIKTLELIGFALIGGTIYSYLGMIGNELRWPVFFGCAAGALAIIIYRKKIRQKQDTV, encoded by the coding sequence ATGATAAAGACTCTTGAATTGATCGGATTTGCTTTGATTGGAGGTACCATTTATTCTTATTTAGGAATGATAGGAAATGAATTGAGATGGCCAGTGTTTTTTGGATGTGCCGCTGGAGCACTTGCAATAATCATTTATCGGAAAAAAATAAGACAAAAACAAGATACGGTTTAA
- a CDS encoding phosphoglucomutase/phosphomannomutase alpha/beta/subunit translates to MPSELIKSLSEVDQMKKTISGIRGIFGDDFNLKDTLQFCNNFSSLIESKKCVIGKDTRPSGIMIKEVASAALMKNGINTYNLETVPTPVVFRESRKYGAGLVITSSHNPIEWNGIKFIIDGRGINEEELPRIIENQESLKSKIGVEEQISSSYLEDAKELIGKIENNPKIVIDIGGGAAKDFAPILLKQLGCTVSVINENLSNCTRGPDPTSDSLSDLINVTSKKEIGFAFDLDGDRLVVVRNGKKQTPDVTLGLGVAKALELGYKQFVLSIDTSISVEKFIKEKGGRVQRSKVGEANVIDLMLKTNAQAGGEGSSGGFILPEFNYCREGILTSGLISSMLGNSKFNEILNFMESYIQQREKIEVDSMFHDKVIEKVSNKFSKEYSETITQDGIKGIIDEDSWVLIRKSNTEDIIRVSAESNNVDKCNRIMKNTLELVKKCYDEIR, encoded by the coding sequence ATGCCATCAGAGTTAATAAAAAGCCTTTCCGAGGTGGATCAAATGAAGAAAACAATTTCTGGAATTAGAGGTATTTTTGGAGATGATTTTAATCTAAAAGATACACTTCAATTTTGTAATAATTTTTCATCATTGATTGAATCTAAAAAGTGTGTTATAGGTAAAGATACAAGACCATCAGGAATAATGATCAAAGAGGTTGCATCTGCTGCACTAATGAAAAATGGAATTAATACATACAATTTAGAAACAGTTCCAACTCCAGTAGTTTTTCGAGAATCAAGAAAATATGGAGCAGGATTGGTGATTACTTCGTCTCACAATCCAATAGAATGGAATGGAATAAAATTCATCATAGATGGAAGAGGGATTAATGAAGAGGAACTACCAAGAATAATTGAAAATCAAGAAAGTTTAAAATCAAAAATAGGGGTTGAAGAACAAATATCTTCATCTTATCTTGAAGATGCAAAGGAGTTAATTGGAAAAATAGAGAATAATCCAAAAATAGTTATTGATATTGGTGGAGGAGCTGCAAAAGATTTTGCCCCAATTTTGTTAAAACAATTGGGATGCACAGTAAGTGTAATTAATGAAAATTTGAGTAATTGTACTAGAGGTCCTGATCCAACTAGCGATAGTTTATCAGACTTGATTAATGTAACTTCAAAAAAAGAAATAGGATTTGCTTTTGATTTGGATGGAGATCGGCTGGTGGTTGTTAGAAATGGAAAAAAACAAACTCCAGACGTAACCCTAGGTTTAGGAGTTGCAAAAGCTTTGGAATTGGGGTATAAACAATTTGTTTTAAGTATTGATACAAGCATCTCAGTTGAGAAGTTTATCAAAGAAAAAGGAGGAAGAGTTCAAAGATCAAAAGTTGGAGAAGCAAATGTGATAGATTTAATGTTAAAAACAAATGCACAGGCAGGTGGCGAAGGAAGTAGTGGTGGATTTATTTTACCAGAATTTAATTATTGTAGGGAAGGGATTCTAACAAGTGGTCTTATATCTTCTATGTTAGGAAACTCAAAATTTAATGAGATATTAAATTTCATGGAAAGTTATATTCAACAACGAGAAAAAATTGAAGTTGATTCTATGTTTCATGATAAAGTTATAGAAAAAGTCTCTAACAAATTTTCAAAAGAGTATTCTGAAACGATCACTCAAGATGGCATCAAAGGAATAATTGATGAAGATAGTTGGGTTTTGATCAGAAAATCAAACACGGAAGATATCATAAGAGTTTCAGCAGAATCAAACAATGTAGATAAATGCAATAGAATAATGAAAAACACATTAGAATTAGTGAAAAAATGTTATGACGAGATTAGATGA
- a CDS encoding thiamine-monophosphate kinase, producing the protein MTRLDESDIIEIFQKKLGNKKFISEDVEIFKIGENNIMTKVDTFVQSTDMPSKMKVGDAARKSIIACVSDFAAKGVRPRYGIISLVLPRKISQKKIIEMSNGIKRAADEFNIKILGGDTNEGKEIIINVSLFGTADKIIKRNRAKSEDTIFVTGPFGYTASGLKILLGKNKKSNQFVKKVIKSFVNPRPKLDFGVRNRRYISSSMDSSDGLSATLNEMANQSKCRFVINNIPTGKDMIEFVKLNKMNLNELVFHGGEEYEFVFTVSKKHKAIIKKNALQLNTPIIEIGYVTKGRGVFLETDERDVPLKDLGWKHFKK; encoded by the coding sequence ATGACGAGATTAGATGAATCAGATATAATCGAAATTTTTCAGAAAAAATTAGGAAATAAAAAATTTATTTCAGAAGATGTAGAGATATTCAAAATTGGGGAAAATAATATTATGACAAAGGTGGATACGTTTGTTCAGAGTACAGACATGCCCTCAAAAATGAAAGTAGGGGATGCTGCAAGAAAAAGCATTATAGCATGTGTTAGCGATTTTGCAGCCAAAGGAGTAAGACCACGGTATGGAATTATTTCATTAGTTTTACCAAGAAAAATTTCTCAAAAAAAAATCATTGAGATGTCAAATGGAATTAAACGTGCAGCTGATGAATTCAATATCAAAATATTAGGTGGCGATACAAACGAGGGAAAAGAAATCATAATCAATGTGTCACTTTTTGGGACAGCCGATAAGATAATTAAAAGAAACAGGGCCAAGTCAGAAGACACAATATTTGTCACTGGTCCTTTTGGATATACCGCATCTGGGCTAAAGATACTACTTGGGAAAAATAAAAAGAGTAATCAATTTGTTAAAAAGGTAATCAAATCTTTTGTAAATCCAAGGCCAAAATTAGATTTTGGGGTAAGAAATAGAAGATATATTTCTTCATCTATGGATTCCAGTGATGGCCTATCTGCAACATTAAATGAAATGGCAAACCAGAGTAAATGCAGATTTGTAATTAATAACATCCCAACAGGCAAAGATATGATAGAATTTGTTAAATTAAACAAGATGAATCTAAATGAATTAGTATTTCACGGAGGTGAAGAATATGAATTCGTGTTCACTGTATCAAAAAAACATAAAGCAATCATTAAAAAAAATGCATTGCAACTTAACACACCGATAATTGAAATTGGATATGTAACTAAAGGTAGAGGAGTTTTTTTAGAAACAGATGAAAGAGATGTCCCTTTGAAGGATTTAGGTTGGAAGCATTTTAAAAAATAA
- a CDS encoding hypothetical protein (hypothetical protein Nmar_1449), with amino-acid sequence MTSIIWFAMGIVVASALLGSLVLGFLTPPVSSVITLQEKCEKIAKEGFQIHASYPDLQLDQLPTGDMNRLMYLDEMWIKDCVSGLSAESIFNIVQKVEHDFYTGQ; translated from the coding sequence ATGACATCGATTATTTGGTTTGCAATGGGCATAGTTGTTGCTTCTGCTCTATTAGGTTCGTTGGTTTTAGGATTTCTTACTCCTCCGGTTTCTTCAGTAATTACATTACAAGAAAAATGTGAAAAGATTGCCAAGGAAGGATTCCAAATACATGCTTCATACCCTGATCTTCAACTAGATCAGCTACCCACAGGTGATATGAACAGATTGATGTATCTTGATGAAATGTGGATTAAAGACTGTGTTTCTGGTTTGTCTGCAGAGTCTATTTTTAATATTGTTCAAAAAGTAGAACATGATTTTTACACTGGCCAGTAA
- a CDS encoding ribosomal protein S11: MSEIEAEIEVESPVEEEEQEEVQTKSRPETKTEGPEKWGIAHIYSSYNNTIIHMTDLTGGETVSISSGGVHVNADRYESSPFAAMKAANAVVEVAHTKGFTGFHIRVRAVGGVGSRVPGPGAQAAIRALARGGFKIGRIDDVTPIPHDTTRKKGGKRGRRV; this comes from the coding sequence TTGTCAGAAATTGAAGCTGAGATTGAAGTAGAATCCCCAGTTGAAGAGGAAGAACAGGAAGAGGTTCAAACAAAATCCAGACCAGAGACTAAAACAGAAGGTCCTGAAAAATGGGGAATTGCCCATATTTACAGCAGTTACAATAATACAATTATTCACATGACAGATCTTACCGGTGGAGAAACTGTCTCTATTAGTTCAGGAGGAGTCCATGTTAATGCAGATAGATATGAATCATCACCATTTGCTGCTATGAAAGCTGCAAATGCAGTTGTAGAAGTGGCACATACCAAAGGATTCACAGGATTCCATATTAGAGTACGAGCTGTTGGAGGAGTAGGTTCTAGAGTACCAGGACCAGGTGCACAAGCTGCAATCAGAGCTTTAGCAAGAGGCGGATTTAAAATTGGAAGAATAGATGACGTTACACCAATTCCTCATGACACCACCAGAAAGAAGGGTGGAAAAAGAGGAAGAAGAGTCTAG
- a CDS encoding hypothetical protein (hypothetical protein Nmar_1451), with protein sequence MNTIFEVSSKNYSDDLLLIKKSLSHMETLVGCYNGYEVSEPSSKFGWTFFQLSIKPKLQNGIEEKFADMLIKYRLNTPSQKFTKFITDYFQSKGCDVRIKMID encoded by the coding sequence ATGAATACTATTTTTGAAGTTAGTTCAAAAAATTACAGTGATGATTTACTTCTGATAAAAAAATCTCTATCTCATATGGAAACTCTTGTTGGTTGTTACAATGGATACGAAGTCAGTGAACCGTCATCAAAATTTGGATGGACTTTCTTTCAATTATCCATTAAACCAAAACTGCAAAATGGAATAGAAGAAAAATTTGCAGACATGTTAATCAAATATAGATTGAATACACCTTCCCAAAAATTTACTAAATTCATTACTGATTATTTTCAATCTAAGGGCTGTGATGTTCGAATTAAAATGATTGACTAG
- a CDS encoding hypothetical protein (hypothetical protein Nmar_1452) has protein sequence MSDEDSELERLKAKRLAEMQQNISSRKEIEKPTNNLSPKHTKQPRDVVVERLGYRGLEVLQNAESQFPNDTKMVIEKLAELITSGEISEILDGGKLLALFRSIGLYIRMETKINVEQDGKFVSLSDKLSSTSSDIGDD, from the coding sequence TTGAGTGACGAAGACTCTGAGCTTGAAAGATTAAAGGCTAAAAGACTTGCAGAAATGCAACAAAATATTTCATCTAGAAAAGAAATTGAAAAACCAACAAACAATTTATCGCCAAAGCATACAAAACAACCTAGAGATGTTGTTGTTGAACGTCTCGGATATAGAGGTCTAGAAGTTTTACAAAATGCAGAATCACAGTTTCCAAACGACACAAAAATGGTTATCGAAAAATTAGCTGAGTTAATTACCTCTGGAGAAATTTCTGAAATTCTTGATGGTGGAAAGTTACTGGCATTATTTAGATCAATTGGTCTTTACATCAGAATGGAAACTAAGATAAATGTTGAACAAGATGGTAAATTTGTTTCCTTATCTGATAAATTGAGTAGCACTTCATCTGATATAGGAGATGATTAA
- a CDS encoding hypothetical protein (hypothetical protein Nmar_1453), with protein MSTMTPKKIGENQYLIEADSNLGMKVPVKIYADEALLQKMLQDRTIMQAKNVATIPGIVGHSVVLPDGHEGYGFPVGGVAAMDAEEGMISPGGVGYDINCGVRLLRTNLTENDVRLKLKELVTDLFSSIPSGVGSKGAVKLSHSQLDEVLVRGVNWAIDNGYGSSDDANVCEENGQIKNADPNKVSDKARKRGAPQLGSLGSGNHFLEVQKVSEIHDEEAANRMGIKEGTITILIHCGSRGFGHQVCSDYLRVSEQSMEKYNIHLADRELACVPNTSEEGESYRKAMFAALNFAWSNRQMITHWTRKSFERVFNQTESDLDMNLVYDVAHNIAKVEKHKVEGKERKLVVHRKGATRAFPSNREEVPLKYRDLGQPVLIPGSMGTSSWILLGQPNSMDLSFGSTAHGAGRTMSRSKARRDYTEDNVRKSLSDKGIFIKALTRDGVVEETPQAYKDVDAVVNVSHNLGIATKVAKLVPIGVIKG; from the coding sequence ATGTCTACTATGACTCCTAAAAAAATTGGAGAAAATCAATACCTTATTGAAGCTGACTCTAATCTTGGTATGAAAGTTCCAGTAAAGATCTATGCTGATGAAGCATTACTGCAGAAAATGCTTCAAGATAGAACTATTATGCAGGCAAAAAATGTTGCAACCATACCTGGAATTGTAGGTCATAGTGTTGTATTGCCTGATGGCCATGAGGGATATGGATTTCCAGTTGGAGGTGTGGCAGCAATGGATGCCGAAGAAGGAATGATTAGTCCAGGAGGTGTTGGATATGATATTAACTGTGGTGTACGATTACTACGTACAAATTTAACTGAAAATGATGTTCGCTTAAAACTCAAAGAACTCGTTACTGATTTATTTAGTTCAATTCCCTCTGGAGTTGGTTCAAAAGGAGCAGTGAAATTAAGTCATTCACAACTTGATGAAGTTCTTGTAAGAGGGGTAAATTGGGCAATTGATAATGGATATGGTTCATCTGATGATGCAAATGTTTGTGAAGAAAATGGACAAATAAAAAACGCTGATCCAAACAAAGTTTCAGACAAAGCACGAAAACGAGGAGCCCCACAACTAGGAAGTCTTGGTTCAGGAAATCATTTTCTTGAAGTGCAAAAGGTATCTGAAATTCATGATGAGGAAGCAGCAAATAGAATGGGAATCAAAGAGGGAACCATTACAATTTTAATTCATTGCGGCTCTCGTGGTTTTGGCCATCAGGTATGCAGTGATTATTTGAGAGTCTCTGAACAATCTATGGAAAAATACAATATTCATTTAGCCGATAGAGAACTTGCATGTGTTCCAAACACATCTGAAGAGGGGGAATCATATAGAAAAGCAATGTTTGCAGCATTGAATTTTGCTTGGAGCAACAGACAGATGATTACCCATTGGACTAGGAAATCTTTTGAGCGAGTTTTCAATCAAACTGAATCTGATCTTGATATGAATCTAGTTTATGATGTTGCACATAATATTGCTAAAGTTGAAAAACATAAAGTTGAAGGAAAAGAAAGAAAACTAGTGGTTCATAGAAAAGGTGCTACACGGGCATTTCCCTCAAATCGAGAAGAAGTTCCATTAAAGTACAGAGATCTTGGACAGCCTGTCTTAATTCCAGGTTCCATGGGGACTTCAAGCTGGATCTTACTTGGACAACCAAACTCTATGGATTTGAGTTTTGGTTCTACTGCACATGGTGCAGGAAGAACAATGTCCAGATCAAAAGCAAGAAGAGATTACACGGAAGACAATGTTCGAAAATCTCTTAGTGACAAGGGCATATTTATCAAGGCATTAACACGTGATGGAGTTGTGGAAGAAACCCCCCAGGCCTACAAGGATGTAGATGCTGTTGTTAATGTATCTCATAATCTAGGAATAGCCACTAAAGTAGCAAAATTGGTGCCTATAGGTGTGATTAAAGGTTGA
- a CDS encoding hypothetical protein (hypothetical protein Nmar_1361), with the protein MSQQLVQRKPWVLISVFKNNTNPDDLSRITPQIQEIIDEWQSTGKIMWSGAFNDNATGMAVFEGTEQEANKFYAKYDKVCSGILEYTLYQWDAMPILTILSDNK; encoded by the coding sequence ATGAGTCAGCAACTAGTCCAAAGAAAACCTTGGGTTTTGATTAGTGTTTTTAAAAATAATACAAATCCAGATGATTTATCAAGAATTACTCCACAAATACAAGAAATAATAGATGAGTGGCAATCAACAGGAAAAATAATGTGGTCAGGTGCATTTAATGATAATGCAACCGGTATGGCAGTGTTTGAGGGAACAGAACAAGAGGCAAACAAGTTTTATGCTAAATATGATAAAGTCTGCTCTGGCATTTTAGAATATACTCTATATCAATGGGATGCAATGCCAATTCTTACGATTTTATCGGATAATAAATGA
- a CDS encoding hypothetical protein (hypothetical protein CENSYa_0575), whose amino-acid sequence MTMIKTITSIVMGLTLITILTSQFALADSAYDEKLAFAGSLEETLGHFWAIEKNLDDNNAELALVHATHPIAELYSSMKPELKEANPEFDAKVEKTLMDLGKKTGSDVTRQDAQKAIDDAKEIIKEVRLLVVGQELSEDTTFKAKLIQELLKTSIAEYEEGVNNGEISMMAEFQDGSAFVWRSQQIFDEIKSDLPEHEVEEAEEFYSDLWDAYDKRSDAEHVETFAGGIIHEIGEAVGEEHEETELLTYVENIEDLLNQVKVKYAEGDKDTATSLATKAYLDNFEYLESPLKEAGHKELVEEMETMMRIELRDMIKNDAPVSEVEQKVDDILVKMDSIAQIVPEFGSIAVMILAIAIISIVIVSAKSRLSIMPKI is encoded by the coding sequence ATGACAATGATAAAAACAATAACTTCTATAGTCATGGGACTAACATTAATCACAATTCTGACATCTCAATTTGCTCTTGCAGACTCTGCTTATGATGAAAAACTAGCATTTGCAGGATCACTTGAAGAAACTTTGGGGCATTTTTGGGCAATTGAGAAGAATTTAGATGATAACAATGCAGAACTTGCACTAGTTCACGCAACCCATCCAATTGCAGAATTATATTCATCTATGAAGCCAGAACTAAAAGAAGCAAATCCAGAATTTGATGCCAAAGTCGAAAAGACACTCATGGATTTAGGTAAAAAAACAGGTTCTGATGTTACAAGACAAGATGCTCAAAAAGCAATTGATGATGCAAAAGAAATAATCAAAGAAGTAAGACTCTTAGTTGTAGGACAAGAACTTAGTGAAGATACTACATTCAAAGCTAAACTAATTCAAGAACTGCTGAAAACATCTATTGCAGAATATGAAGAAGGAGTAAATAACGGTGAGATATCAATGATGGCCGAATTCCAAGATGGTTCTGCATTTGTATGGAGATCACAGCAAATCTTTGATGAAATAAAATCTGATCTTCCAGAACACGAAGTAGAAGAGGCTGAGGAATTTTATTCTGATTTGTGGGATGCATATGATAAAAGATCAGATGCGGAACATGTGGAAACATTTGCAGGTGGGATCATCCATGAAATTGGTGAGGCAGTAGGAGAGGAACATGAAGAGACAGAACTTTTAACATATGTTGAAAACATTGAAGATCTCTTGAATCAAGTTAAAGTAAAATATGCTGAAGGAGACAAAGACACAGCAACAAGTCTTGCAACAAAAGCATATTTAGATAACTTTGAGTATTTGGAATCTCCTCTAAAAGAAGCAGGGCATAAAGAACTAGTTGAGGAAATGGAAACTATGATGAGAATAGAACTAAGAGACATGATAAAAAATGATGCTCCAGTTTCAGAAGTAGAACAAAAAGTAGACGACATACTTGTAAAGATGGACAGTATTGCACAAATTGTTCCTGAATTTGGTTCTATAGCTGTAATGATTCTTGCAATAGCAATCATATCAATAGTTATAGTTTCTGCAAAATCCAGACTAAGCATAATGCCGAAAATCTAA